From the genome of Aphelocoma coerulescens isolate FSJ_1873_10779 chromosome 26, UR_Acoe_1.0, whole genome shotgun sequence, one region includes:
- the SIKE1 gene encoding suppressor of IKBKE 1 isoform X3, translated as MSCTIDKILTDARTLLERLKEHDTAAESLIDQSAVLHRRVAAMREAGAGCADQGPGAAAERPDPSRLRPHVVLAQENTQIRDLQQENRELWVSLEEHQDALELIMSKYRKQMLQLLEGRKREDAEPVLKVHQANSGEIESQIDRICEMGEVMRKAVQVDDEQFFKVQEKLAQLELENKELRELLSISKESFEVGRDLPDCEA; from the exons ATGAGCTGCACCATCGATAAGATCCTGACGGACGCACGGACGCTGCTGGAGCGGCTGAAGGAGCACGACACGGCGGCCGAGTCTCTCATCGACCAGTCGGCCGTGCTGCACCGGCGCGTGGCCGCCATGCGGGAGGCGGGCGCGGGCTGCGCCGACCAG ggcccgggcgCCGCGGCGGAGCGACCCGACCCGTCCCGGCTGCGGCCGCACGTGGTGCTGGCGCAGGAGAACACACAGATCCGCGACCTGCAGCAGGAGAACAGgg agctgtgggtCTCGCTGGAGGAGCACCAGGACGCGCTAGAACTCATCATGAGCAAGTACAGGAAGCAGATGCTACAGCTTCTGGAAGGGAGAAAACGTGAAGATGCAGAACCAGTCTTGAAAGTCCATCAGGCTAATTCTGGG GAAATTGAAAGTCAAATAGACAGAATATGTGAGATGGGAGAGGTGATGAGAAAAGCTGTTCAAGTGGACGATGAGCAGTTCTTTAAAGTTCAGGAGAAACTGGCTCAGTTGGAG CTTGAAAACAAAGAGCTGCGTGAGCTGCTGTCAATCAGCAAAGAATCCTTCGAGGTGGGGAGAGATCTGCCAGACTGTGAAGCTTAG
- the SIKE1 gene encoding suppressor of IKBKE 1 isoform X2 has product MSCTIDKILTDARTLLERLKEHDTAAESLIDQSAVLHRRVAAMREAGAGCADQVSAGGATPVSRRGPGRAAGPTPVSPRQGPGAAAERPDPSRLRPHVVLAQENTQIRDLQQENRELWVSLEEHQDALELIMSKYRKQMLQLLEGRKREDAEPVLKVHQANSGEIESQIDRICEMGEVMRKAVQVDDEQFFKVQEKLAQLEQKC; this is encoded by the exons ATGAGCTGCACCATCGATAAGATCCTGACGGACGCACGGACGCTGCTGGAGCGGCTGAAGGAGCACGACACGGCGGCCGAGTCTCTCATCGACCAGTCGGCCGTGCTGCACCGGCGCGTGGCCGCCATGCGGGAGGCGGGCGCGGGCTGCGCCGACCAGGTGAGCGCGGGTGGGGCGACCCCCGTGTCTCGGCGGGGCCCGGGCAGGGCGGCCGGGCCGACCCCCGTGTCtcctcggcagggcccgggcgCCGCGGCGGAGCGACCCGACCCGTCCCGGCTGCGGCCGCACGTGGTGCTGGCGCAGGAGAACACACAGATCCGCGACCTGCAGCAGGAGAACAGgg agctgtgggtCTCGCTGGAGGAGCACCAGGACGCGCTAGAACTCATCATGAGCAAGTACAGGAAGCAGATGCTACAGCTTCTGGAAGGGAGAAAACGTGAAGATGCAGAACCAGTCTTGAAAGTCCATCAGGCTAATTCTGGG GAAATTGAAAGTCAAATAGACAGAATATGTGAGATGGGAGAGGTGATGAGAAAAGCTGTTCAAGTGGACGATGAGCAGTTCTTTAAAGTTCAGGAGAAACTGGCTCAGTTGGAG CAAAAATGTTGA
- the SIKE1 gene encoding suppressor of IKBKE 1 isoform X1 — translation MSCTIDKILTDARTLLERLKEHDTAAESLIDQSAVLHRRVAAMREAGAGCADQVSAGGATPVSRRGPGRAAGPTPVSPRQGPGAAAERPDPSRLRPHVVLAQENTQIRDLQQENRELWVSLEEHQDALELIMSKYRKQMLQLLEGRKREDAEPVLKVHQANSGEIESQIDRICEMGEVMRKAVQVDDEQFFKVQEKLAQLELENKELRELLSISKESFEVGRDLPDCEA, via the exons ATGAGCTGCACCATCGATAAGATCCTGACGGACGCACGGACGCTGCTGGAGCGGCTGAAGGAGCACGACACGGCGGCCGAGTCTCTCATCGACCAGTCGGCCGTGCTGCACCGGCGCGTGGCCGCCATGCGGGAGGCGGGCGCGGGCTGCGCCGACCAGGTGAGCGCGGGTGGGGCGACCCCCGTGTCTCGGCGGGGCCCGGGCAGGGCGGCCGGGCCGACCCCCGTGTCtcctcggcagggcccgggcgCCGCGGCGGAGCGACCCGACCCGTCCCGGCTGCGGCCGCACGTGGTGCTGGCGCAGGAGAACACACAGATCCGCGACCTGCAGCAGGAGAACAGgg agctgtgggtCTCGCTGGAGGAGCACCAGGACGCGCTAGAACTCATCATGAGCAAGTACAGGAAGCAGATGCTACAGCTTCTGGAAGGGAGAAAACGTGAAGATGCAGAACCAGTCTTGAAAGTCCATCAGGCTAATTCTGGG GAAATTGAAAGTCAAATAGACAGAATATGTGAGATGGGAGAGGTGATGAGAAAAGCTGTTCAAGTGGACGATGAGCAGTTCTTTAAAGTTCAGGAGAAACTGGCTCAGTTGGAG CTTGAAAACAAAGAGCTGCGTGAGCTGCTGTCAATCAGCAAAGAATCCTTCGAGGTGGGGAGAGATCTGCCAGACTGTGAAGCTTAG